The DNA region ACCCGAGACCTTGGCCATCACCGACGGAAAGCTGCCTGCGGTCGCCGCGTCCTCGGGCACGGAGCTGACGTTGGCCGCCGACCCGCAGCGGCAAGGGCAGCTGGTGTCGCTGGGCGACAGGGCCGGTGCCCTGCTGGCCGCTGTCGACGTGGTCTTCCCGGTTCTGCACGGTCCCTACGGTGAGGACGGCACCATCCAGGGGCTGCTTGAGCTGGCCGGGGTGCCTTATGTGGGGGCAGGGGTGCTGGCCAGCGCGGTGGGCATGGACAAAGAGTTCACCAAGAAACTGCTGGCCGCCGACGGCTTGCCGGTCGGGGAGCACGTCGTACTGCGGCCCGGACGAGGCAACGTGTCGTTCGAAGAACGCGAGCGGCTGGGGCTTCCGGTGTTCGTCAAACCGGCCCGCGGTGGTTCGTCGATCGGTGTCAGCCGGGTCACGTCCTGGGATGAGCTGATCCCCGCGGTCGAGCTGGCCCGACGCCATGACCCGAAGGTCATCGTCGAAGCCGCCGTTGCCGGTCGCGAACTCGAGTGTGGTGTGCTGGAGTTCCCCGACGGACGGGTCGAGGCCAGCACTGTCGGCGAGATCCGGGTGGCCGGTGTCCGTGGCCGCGAGGACGGGTTCTATGACTTCGAGACCAAGTATCTGGCCGACGCCGCCGAGCTCGATGTCCCGGCCAAGGTCGACGACAGCGTCGCCGAGCAGATCCGCGCGCTGTCCGTGCGAGCGTTCTCGGCCATCGACGGTCAGGGGCTGGCCCGCGTCGACTTCTTCCTGACCCCGGGCGGGCCGGTCATCAACGAGATCAACACCATGCCCGGGTTCACCACGATCTCGATGTATCCGCAGATGTGGGCGGCCAGTGGGGTGGACTACCCGACCCTGCTGGCCACCATGGTCGACACTGCTCTCGCCCGCGGTACCGGCCTGCGGTGAGCACACCGGCCGACTAGCGTGGCGGTCCGGGGTCGATCCGACGTTCGGGTAGCGACTCGGTGATCGCCGCCGACAGCACTTGAATGGGTGTCGGACCCGACCCCGCGGGCAGGGTCAGCGCGACATACACCGGTCGGTCGACGGCGAACCAGGTGGTCCGGCCGTCGGCGGAGCCGTCGTCGGTGACCCGCAGCCAGGACACCGCATCGACCATCTGCAGCGGTACGCCCACGACGAACTCACCCGGCCGCGACAGCCCGCAACGCAGAATCACCGCCTCTCCACCGTCTGGGTGCTGCCAGGCCGCCGCCCCCGTCGGTGCGGGCTCGACCAACTCTGCGCGCTGATAGTCGCCGAGCTGTTCGGGCAGTGCGTCGAGCAGGGACCGACAATGCGGGTCCTGCGCCTGCGGCGCGGGAAGTGCGGCCACCGACACCGGCCCCGGCCCGCCAGGGCGCTGCAACACCGCGACGACGACAAGGACGGCCAGGACCGCACCCACTGCCACCACCAGCGCGGCGATCAGTGCCCCGCGCGGCGGCCCGTCCTCGGATCGACTCTCCACCGGCCAAACTCTAAAGCGGGCACCCCTCAGATCTGTGCGCCGGTGCCGATCGGGCAGGTGAGCGTGCGGGTGATGCCCGAGACCTGCGCGACGGTGGGCACCACGGTGGCCTTCAGCTCGGTGAGGTCTGCTGCGCTCACCCGCACCACGACGTCGTAGGGTCCCGTCACATACTCTGCCGACAGCACAGCGGTCAGGCCGGCAAGCTGCTTGGCGACGGTTTCGGCGCGGCCGACCTCGGTCTGGATCAGAACGAAAGCCTCGACCACGCCGTCATCCCTTTCGTCTGGCTGCATAGACTCCACGCCGCAGGGCCCAAACCTACCGCAGGTGGGGCCGGCGTTCAGGTCAGGAAGCCGACCGGAGGAGCTCATATGGCCGCCGACGAGCCTGACTCGACCCTGGCCCAGTCAGGGGAATTCGCCGTCATCGACCGGCTGGTCAGCGGTCGCCGCCAGCCGAGTTGGGTCTCCGTCGGGCCCGGAGACGACGCTGCGGTGGTCGCTGCTCCCGACGGCAGAACCGTGCTGTGCACCGACATGCTGGTGCAGGACCGGCACTTTCGGCTGGACTGGTCCTCGCCATACGATGTGGGACGAAAAGCCATCGCGCAGAACGCCGCTGACATCGAGGCGATGGGCGCGCGCGCCACGGCCTACGTCGTGGGTTTCGCCGCTCCTGCCGACACTGTGACTGCGCGGGCAGTCGAACTCGCCGACGGAATGTGGCGCGAAGCGGAATTGACCGGTGCCGCGGTGGTCGGAGGAGA from Mycobacterium sp. SMC-4 includes:
- a CDS encoding D-alanine--D-alanine ligase family protein, which codes for MTARTRVAVVYGGRSSEHAISCVSAGSILRNLDPQRFEVTAVGITAEGAWVLTDGRPETLAITDGKLPAVAASSGTELTLAADPQRQGQLVSLGDRAGALLAAVDVVFPVLHGPYGEDGTIQGLLELAGVPYVGAGVLASAVGMDKEFTKKLLAADGLPVGEHVVLRPGRGNVSFEERERLGLPVFVKPARGGSSIGVSRVTSWDELIPAVELARRHDPKVIVEAAVAGRELECGVLEFPDGRVEASTVGEIRVAGVRGREDGFYDFETKYLADAAELDVPAKVDDSVAEQIRALSVRAFSAIDGQGLARVDFFLTPGGPVINEINTMPGFTTISMYPQMWAASGVDYPTLLATMVDTALARGTGLR
- a CDS encoding DUF3515 domain-containing protein, producing the protein MESRSEDGPPRGALIAALVVAVGAVLAVLVVVAVLQRPGGPGPVSVAALPAPQAQDPHCRSLLDALPEQLGDYQRAELVEPAPTGAAAWQHPDGGEAVILRCGLSRPGEFVVGVPLQMVDAVSWLRVTDDGSADGRTTWFAVDRPVYVALTLPAGSGPTPIQVLSAAITESLPERRIDPGPPR
- a CDS encoding Lrp/AsnC ligand binding domain-containing protein, whose protein sequence is MVEAFVLIQTEVGRAETVAKQLAGLTAVLSAEYVTGPYDVVVRVSAADLTELKATVVPTVAQVSGITRTLTCPIGTGAQI